CCGGCGCCCACCGCCCCTTGCCTCCCCACCGACCCCTACCGATGGGTAACATCGCGTGCCACCATGGACCGCATGCACCTGCTCCTGCGCACCCTGCTGCTGCTCATCACCGCCCGGCGCCGCCCGCGCCTCGGCATCTTCGACGACTCGTCGCTGCCGCTCCGGGCCCTGCCCACGGACATCGACATCGCGATGCACGTCAACAACGGCATGTACCTCTCCCTCATGGACCTGGGCCGCTTCGACCTCATGGTCCGCTCCGGCGTATGGGACCTGATGCGCCGGCGCAAGTGGACACCGGTGGTGCAGGCCGAGCAGATCGCCTTCCGGAGGTCCATCACGCTCTGGCAGGACTACGCCTTGGCCACCCGGCTCGTGGGCGTCGACGACAAGGCGGTCTGGTTCGAGCAGCGCTTCGTCGTGGACGGCGAGGTCTACGTCCGCGGCTACGTGGCCACCCGGCTGGTGGGCCCGGACGGCCCGGTGTCGAACGAGGAGATCCTCGCCGCCGTGGAGCAGGAGCTCGGGCACGTCCGGCCGGCGGACCTCGAGCTGCCGGAGTGGCTGCACCAGTGGCGCCTCGACGCCTCCCTGCCCGGCTCCCGGAAGCCGGC
This genomic window from Citricoccus sp. SGAir0253 contains:
- a CDS encoding acyl-CoA thioesterase, whose product is MHLLLRTLLLLITARRRPRLGIFDDSSLPLRALPTDIDIAMHVNNGMYLSLMDLGRFDLMVRSGVWDLMRRRKWTPVVQAEQIAFRRSITLWQDYALATRLVGVDDKAVWFEQRFVVDGEVYVRGYVATRLVGPDGPVSNEEILAAVEQELGHVRPADLELPEWLHQWRLDASLPGSRKPAPHRW